The Hymenobacter sp. DG25A nucleotide sequence CACAAAGGGGCGCACAAACCAGCGGGCCATATGACGAACATTCAGGAGCGACACACCACAAACAAGCTATAAATCAGGACTCAGAAACCATAACGGCCTCCGGCTGTGCCGCGCCGCCAACCTGGCGGGCAATGGCCGAGCGGTCGAAGCGCAGCTTGGTGCCGCGGTCTACTTCCAGCACTACGGTTTCCGGGGTTAGCTCTACCACCTTGCCGTGCAGGCCACCAATAGTTACCACCTGCATGCCTTTGGCTACCGCCTCCCGGAATTGCTTGGCCTCTTTAGAGCGGCGCTGCTGCGGCCGGATCATAAAGAAATACACCACCAGACCAATGGCAATGGGAAACAACAGCGACGTAAAACCTTCGCCGGCCGGAGCCTGCAGCAACAATGTAAGAAACATGGGTAAGCGAACAGAATGAGAAAAATAAAGAAAGAGGGCACCGCCGGCTACTGTGGTAGCATACCGCGCCCTCTCGCCTTCAGGATTCGAGTTACAAATTATTTCCGAACAGGGCCCTGACCACCATCCGACAGGATGTTGGCCCGGATGGCAATTTTGGTTACGCTGGGCTGCGTATTGCCCTGCACCGAAATTTCTTTGTTCTGAATCCCGGTTTTGCCCTGGCTGTTAAACTGCACATCAATAGTGCCTTTGCCGCCGGGGGCAATGGGGTCTTTGGTCCAGTTAGGCGTGGTGCACCCGCAGGAGGCAATGGCATTTTCAATCAGCAGCGGGCTTTTGCCCGTGTTGGTGAAGCTGAAAGTGTGCTTTACAATGGCGCCGGGCTTGATGTCACCAAAGTCAAACTCGTTTTCGG carries:
- a CDS encoding DUF1573 domain-containing protein produces the protein MKRTLLSAFLLSGVLLMGSCSQDKPAEAGVEGMNAAANEAAANPTVDNPNVASDTEAPNPNAPVMTFAENEFDFGDIKPGAIVKHTFSFTNTGKSPLLIENAIASCGCTTPNWTKDPIAPGGKGTIDVQFNSQGKTGIQNKEISVQGNTQPSVTKIAIRANILSDGGQGPVRK
- the yajC gene encoding preprotein translocase subunit YajC gives rise to the protein MFLTLLLQAPAGEGFTSLLFPIAIGLVVYFFMIRPQQRRSKEAKQFREAVAKGMQVVTIGGLHGKVVELTPETVVLEVDRGTKLRFDRSAIARQVGGAAQPEAVMVSES